The proteins below come from a single Chryseobacterium sp. MA9 genomic window:
- a CDS encoding nucleoid-associated protein, which produces MSINNINYYNSAISNFIVHRVKNGQLLLSDKETEIVNEEDKDVLIEYSFSSFKFDIKFKFNNYSSGIFQTVKDFFNNSSDFVEFSHTISELMFESSNDAKANDGDIIIINFKNVIISGENEVDCLGIFKAENLDYFLKLRFDGNNVYELLSERGINMAKIDRGCLIFNTESENGYVISVIDNRNKSKSFWYDDFLQVSQITDQYFHTQEALMVYKDYITKQLPQEFEVSKADQADFLNKSINFFKEKEEFKLDEFASEVLGDEHVIESFVNFKTDYEQDMQVNIAEEFPISEAAVKKTQRHFKSIIKLDKNFHIYIHGDRQKIEMGEDDKGKYYRLYFEKEV; this is translated from the coding sequence ATGAGTATAAATAATATAAATTACTATAATTCAGCAATTTCAAATTTTATAGTACATAGAGTGAAAAATGGACAATTATTACTTTCTGATAAAGAAACTGAAATAGTAAATGAAGAGGATAAGGATGTTTTAATAGAATATTCCTTTTCTTCCTTTAAATTTGATATCAAATTTAAATTTAATAATTATAGTAGTGGAATATTTCAAACTGTAAAGGATTTTTTTAATAATAGTTCGGACTTTGTCGAATTTAGTCATACTATTTCTGAATTAATGTTTGAATCATCTAATGATGCGAAAGCAAATGATGGTGATATTATTATTATAAATTTTAAAAATGTTATAATATCAGGTGAAAATGAAGTTGATTGTCTTGGAATTTTCAAAGCAGAAAATTTAGATTATTTTCTTAAACTTAGATTTGATGGTAATAATGTTTATGAGTTATTAAGTGAGAGGGGAATAAATATGGCTAAAATAGATAGAGGCTGTTTGATTTTTAATACAGAAAGTGAAAATGGTTATGTTATTTCAGTTATAGATAATAGAAACAAATCAAAAAGTTTTTGGTATGATGATTTTTTACAGGTTTCACAAATTACTGATCAGTATTTCCACACGCAGGAAGCTTTGATGGTTTATAAAGACTATATCACAAAACAGCTTCCTCAGGAATTTGAAGTTTCTAAAGCAGATCAGGCAGATTTCCTTAATAAATCCATCAATTTCTTCAAAGAAAAAGAAGAATTTAAACTGGATGAATTTGCCAGCGAAGTATTGGGTGATGAGCATGTGATTGAAAGTTTCGTGAACTTTAAAACAGATTACGAACAGGATATGCAGGTGAATATTGCCGAAGAATTCCCGATCAGTGAAGCCGCGGTAAAAAAGACCCAGAGACATTTTAAAAGTATTATTAAACTGGATAAAAACTTCCATATCTACATCCACGGAGACAGGCAGAAAATCGAAATGGGTGAAGATGATAAAGGAAAATATTACAGACTTTATTTCGAAAAAGAGGTATAA
- a CDS encoding DUF4747 family protein has product MAKKEKEKFFNFFILNVKLKNRHTNKHLNEDDYIRLFKDLFKAKIHKASSNQKHCIIQNLFPQKDGGYIKYFQGVLAQFTFHENEKWFNLEQLDVDENFSIPDNYFPDAKRTHFLFIPKTHRFVYISNSEFSANPYTIKRYLNSALDEVIKNNELVDVDVESDASTLDKILKAPVIRKLTIEVNYSNPDNTSDIQKFFDEDIKDANVGRAKIEATRKDGSSIDLKSSKILFGAAQSSLSNGETLAKIEDNDGRVIDLNTQKFPLKEKVFGLPARMSELIYEKIANLFKR; this is encoded by the coding sequence ATGGCAAAAAAGGAAAAAGAAAAATTTTTTAACTTCTTTATTTTAAATGTAAAACTAAAAAATAGACACACAAATAAACATTTAAATGAGGATGATTATATCAGACTATTTAAAGATTTATTCAAGGCAAAAATTCATAAAGCCTCATCAAATCAAAAACATTGTATTATTCAAAATTTATTTCCTCAAAAAGATGGAGGTTATATAAAATATTTTCAAGGTGTATTGGCTCAATTTACCTTTCATGAAAATGAAAAATGGTTTAACTTAGAGCAATTAGATGTAGATGAGAATTTTTCTATACCTGATAATTATTTTCCAGATGCAAAAAGGACACATTTTTTATTTATTCCAAAAACACACAGGTTTGTATATATATCGAATAGTGAATTCTCGGCGAATCCATATACAATAAAAAGATATTTAAATTCTGCACTTGATGAAGTTATTAAAAATAATGAATTAGTTGATGTAGATGTTGAAAGTGATGCTTCTACCTTAGATAAAATTTTAAAAGCACCTGTAATTAGAAAATTAACAATTGAAGTAAATTACTCTAACCCTGACAATACTTCTGATATCCAAAAATTTTTCGACGAAGATATTAAAGACGCAAATGTAGGACGTGCAAAAATCGAAGCCACTAGAAAAGATGGAAGTTCGATTGATTTAAAAAGTAGTAAAATATTATTTGGTGCAGCGCAATCATCTTTAAGCAATGGTGAAACTCTTGCTAAAATTGAAGATAATGATGGAAGAGTAATAGATTTGAATACTCAAAAATTTCCCCTTAAAGAAAAAGTATTTGGCTTGCCTGCAAGAATGAGCGAATTAATTTATGAAAAAATAGCTAATTTATTTAAACGATGA
- a CDS encoding thioredoxin family protein, which produces MKYSKIIIVVTLFLFQLGAAQEKADVVLNKAFTEAKAGKKNVLLVFHASWCKWCKMMEKNIDLPETKPIFDKRFVTAYVDVQERGEKKSLENPGGQELMNKYKGENAGLPFWLILNPKGEVLADSFDAKGENLGSPATPEEVTAFIAKLGKASKLSNEEAQTIEKVFVKK; this is translated from the coding sequence ATGAAATACTCTAAAATTATTATCGTTGTTACTCTGTTTCTATTTCAGTTAGGAGCAGCACAGGAAAAGGCAGATGTTGTGTTAAATAAGGCTTTTACAGAAGCTAAAGCAGGTAAGAAAAATGTTTTACTGGTATTCCATGCTTCATGGTGCAAATGGTGTAAGATGATGGAAAAAAATATAGATCTTCCCGAGACCAAACCTATTTTTGATAAAAGATTTGTAACTGCTTATGTAGATGTTCAGGAAAGAGGCGAGAAGAAAAGCCTTGAAAATCCCGGCGGACAGGAATTAATGAATAAATATAAAGGTGAAAATGCCGGCCTCCCTTTCTGGCTGATTCTAAATCCAAAAGGAGAAGTTTTAGCTGATTCATTTGATGCCAAAGGAGAAAATCTTGGCTCACCTGCAACACCGGAAGAAGTAACTGCTTTCATTGCCAAGTTAGGGAAGGCCTCAAAACTGAGTAATGAAGAAGCACAGACAATAGAGAAAGTGTTTGTGAAGAAATAA
- a CDS encoding AraC family transcriptional regulator, which yields MIEIKKYSNQAGHPEPRRVIRYTLFWCDHGSAEILIDENIFILKTGQTVTITSGQFHQLQSVEGELISLEFTLDFFCKSDSDIELIFHNGLFCHFGMNEMITVQHPAFFTETLNTIEKEILEQPYQYLISTHSLVELLLVEINRSKIANGDEIWKPDALFLKFLESVRNNFKNNYQVSHFADILGTTEAKLNEVSKLHTSKTAQNVIYSLIISEAKRLLLYEKLTVKEIAYLLGFNDPFYFSNFFKKHTSRSPKDYQKTVKEI from the coding sequence ATGATTGAAATAAAAAAATATTCTAATCAGGCAGGACATCCTGAACCCAGACGGGTCATCAGATACACATTATTCTGGTGTGATCATGGAAGTGCTGAAATCCTGATTGACGAAAATATTTTCATCCTGAAAACAGGACAGACGGTAACCATTACTTCAGGACAGTTTCATCAATTACAATCAGTGGAAGGAGAGCTTATTTCATTAGAGTTTACGCTGGATTTCTTCTGTAAAAGTGACAGTGATATTGAACTTATTTTTCACAACGGACTTTTTTGTCATTTTGGAATGAATGAAATGATCACCGTACAGCATCCTGCATTTTTCACTGAAACATTGAACACCATTGAAAAAGAAATTCTGGAGCAGCCTTACCAATATCTGATTTCTACACATTCTCTGGTAGAATTGCTATTGGTAGAGATCAACCGCAGTAAAATTGCCAATGGTGATGAAATATGGAAACCGGATGCCTTATTCTTAAAATTCCTTGAAAGTGTCAGAAACAATTTCAAAAATAATTATCAGGTCTCTCATTTTGCCGATATCCTTGGAACCACTGAAGCCAAACTGAATGAGGTTTCAAAACTCCACACCAGCAAAACCGCTCAGAATGTTATCTACAGCCTTATTATTTCTGAAGCGAAGAGACTTTTGCTCTATGAAAAACTAACGGTGAAAGAAATTGCTTACCTGCTTGGCTTCAATGATCCTTTCTACTTTTCAAATTTCTTTAAAAAACATACTTCACGTTCTCCTAAAGATTATCAAAAGACGGTAAAGGAAATTTAA
- a CDS encoding DoxX family membrane protein produces the protein MKTQQGTAVFLLRIALACGFLSAVASRLNLWGAQSSGWKKFVDYTAETNSFLPQSWASTIAVLSTAAELSFGILLLVGYQIKGTARCASVLTLFFAVAMSISFGIKEPLDYSVFAFSAGAFLLSTFSHYPWSLDQFLHQ, from the coding sequence ATGAAAACTCAACAGGGCACTGCCGTTTTTTTATTAAGGATAGCTTTGGCATGCGGATTTTTATCTGCTGTAGCAAGCAGACTCAATCTTTGGGGAGCTCAATCTTCAGGCTGGAAAAAGTTTGTTGATTATACTGCTGAAACAAATTCATTTTTACCACAGTCATGGGCTTCCACTATTGCCGTATTGTCCACTGCTGCTGAATTATCATTCGGTATTCTGCTTCTTGTAGGCTATCAGATAAAAGGAACAGCACGCTGCGCCTCTGTTCTAACTTTATTTTTTGCGGTTGCAATGAGTATTTCTTTTGGAATTAAAGAGCCTTTGGATTATTCTGTCTTCGCATTCAGTGCCGGGGCTTTTCTCCTGAGTACTTTCTCCCACTACCCATGGAGTTTAGACCAATTTTTACATCAATAA
- a CDS encoding cupin domain-containing protein — translation MNTNIHDYIVKTEQKEWQPLIEKGIHYEGIFVKSLKFDPEKNRSTSILLKFEPGASYPYHNHPAGEELFIMEGDAAIAGARLEKGDYLYTPPNFKHSVTSEKGCTILFVIPEEVEIL, via the coding sequence ATGAACACCAACATCCACGATTACATCGTAAAAACAGAACAGAAAGAATGGCAGCCTTTAATTGAAAAAGGGATTCATTATGAAGGTATTTTTGTAAAATCTTTAAAATTTGATCCGGAGAAAAACCGCTCTACCAGCATCCTTTTAAAATTTGAACCGGGAGCCAGCTATCCTTATCACAATCATCCTGCAGGTGAAGAACTGTTTATCATGGAAGGTGATGCTGCTATTGCTGGTGCCCGACTTGAAAAAGGAGATTATTTGTATACTCCTCCGAATTTCAAACATTCTGTGACATCTGAAAAGGGTTGTACAATTCTTTTTGTGATACCGGAAGAAGTGGAAATTCTTTAA
- a CDS encoding heparan-alpha-glucosaminide N-acetyltransferase domain-containing protein has translation MEQQNKRILTLDLIKGISVIGMIIIHTLLVYANVKSQYETAIGSFIVFLGRGTSIFLICMGITFMTSSHQSLKSALKRGVLLVFAGLFMNFMKFMIPVIFNFAPDNFMQKYGWHAPIEQQYIYLVQLGDILQLAGMSLLFVGFIREYVKNKYIMLAIGLFVALISREVSGINLDYPVINYVLDLLFNTDYPAYVYFPVFPWMAFIIIGMFFGKWFQELNYNIKQIFRNMLYMGLLFIAIGAPLVFLYGDYNYNGFYHMGPGGVIYFAGWTLLFLWLINTITANVKENGFMRVLKYCSKNLTSMYMIQWILISWGKGIFGYRQHEIGYVSVLIVLYIILTFSVQTLVDLIRKKKALIVFRPISSDKTALK, from the coding sequence ATGGAACAACAAAACAAAAGAATCCTCACGCTGGATTTAATAAAAGGTATAAGTGTTATAGGAATGATCATAATACATACTTTGCTGGTGTATGCCAATGTAAAATCACAGTATGAAACAGCAATTGGCAGTTTTATTGTCTTTCTGGGCAGAGGAACCTCAATCTTTTTAATCTGTATGGGAATTACCTTCATGACTTCCAGTCATCAAAGTCTTAAGAGTGCATTGAAACGGGGTGTTTTACTTGTATTTGCAGGCCTGTTCATGAATTTCATGAAGTTTATGATCCCTGTGATTTTTAATTTTGCACCCGATAATTTTATGCAAAAATATGGGTGGCATGCGCCCATAGAACAGCAGTACATATATTTGGTACAGCTGGGAGATATTTTACAGCTGGCAGGGATGTCTTTGTTGTTTGTTGGGTTTATCAGAGAGTATGTTAAAAATAAATATATTATGCTGGCTATAGGTTTATTCGTTGCACTGATATCCAGAGAAGTGAGTGGGATTAATCTGGACTATCCTGTGATCAATTATGTTCTGGATCTTCTTTTCAATACTGATTATCCGGCATATGTCTATTTCCCTGTTTTCCCATGGATGGCTTTTATTATCATCGGAATGTTTTTCGGTAAATGGTTTCAGGAACTGAACTACAATATCAAACAGATATTTAGAAATATGCTGTACATGGGGCTGTTGTTCATTGCCATAGGAGCACCGCTGGTTTTTCTGTATGGTGATTATAATTACAATGGTTTTTATCACATGGGACCTGGAGGGGTTATTTATTTTGCAGGCTGGACATTACTGTTTCTATGGCTGATCAATACAATTACTGCTAACGTTAAAGAAAACGGCTTTATGCGTGTCCTAAAATACTGTAGTAAAAATTTAACCTCAATGTACATGATCCAATGGATACTGATCTCGTGGGGAAAAGGTATTTTCGGCTACAGACAGCATGAAATTGGCTATGTGTCAGTACTGATTGTGTTGTATATTATTCTCACTTTTTCAGTGCAGACTTTGGTAGATCTTATAAGAAAGAAAAAAGCATTAATCGTTTTCAGACCAATATCATCAGATAAAACTGCTTTGAAATAA
- a CDS encoding cytochrome-c peroxidase, whose product MKDRYLAFLAIAGIVCLLSYTSNDPTGYTVEELRTLYSSGDQNKWPAAHLFDEAREGFQDIGPLSKMKFPEDNPYSEDKMELGKMLFFDPRLSKSGQISCTNCHNPEIGWSDGSRVSFGHDRQTGTRNAPTLVNIGYAKTFFWDGRSATLEEQVKAPIENPVEMNLHMSMATKNIRKIKGYKTFFVKAFGNGEVTEEKIAKAIATFERSLISPPSKFDKFVTGKKDALTDSEINGLHLFRTKANCINCHNTPYFSDQKFHNLGLTYYGKKYEDLGRYIVTKKNEDVGKFKTPTLREVSENKPYMHNGLFPELANIVMMYNAGMGRETPKGDQVNDPKFPHKSGMVEKLNLTDDEVFDIVAFLKTLNSYKYKMRPPELPKS is encoded by the coding sequence ATGAAAGACAGATATCTCGCTTTTCTGGCCATTGCCGGAATAGTATGTTTATTAAGTTATACTTCAAATGACCCTACGGGATATACCGTAGAAGAGCTTCGTACTTTATACAGCAGCGGGGATCAGAATAAATGGCCGGCTGCTCACTTATTTGATGAAGCGAGAGAAGGATTTCAGGATATAGGACCTTTGTCTAAAATGAAATTTCCTGAAGATAATCCTTATTCCGAAGATAAAATGGAGCTGGGCAAAATGTTGTTTTTTGATCCGAGACTTTCCAAAAGCGGGCAGATCTCCTGTACTAACTGTCATAATCCTGAAATTGGCTGGTCAGACGGGAGTAGAGTTTCCTTTGGCCATGACAGGCAGACTGGAACTCGAAATGCTCCGACTTTAGTAAACATTGGTTATGCAAAAACGTTTTTCTGGGATGGCCGTTCAGCGACTTTGGAAGAGCAGGTGAAAGCCCCTATCGAAAATCCGGTAGAAATGAATCTTCATATGTCAATGGCCACAAAGAATATCAGAAAGATTAAAGGCTATAAAACTTTCTTTGTAAAAGCTTTCGGGAATGGGGAAGTGACAGAAGAGAAAATTGCAAAAGCCATTGCAACATTTGAACGCTCTCTGATAAGTCCGCCATCAAAGTTTGACAAATTCGTTACCGGAAAAAAGGATGCTTTAACGGATTCTGAGATCAACGGGCTTCATTTATTCCGTACTAAAGCGAATTGCATCAATTGTCACAACACACCTTATTTTTCTGACCAGAAGTTCCACAATCTGGGACTTACGTACTACGGAAAGAAATATGAAGATCTGGGAAGATATATTGTTACCAAAAAGAACGAAGATGTAGGAAAGTTTAAAACACCTACGCTGAGAGAAGTTTCTGAGAATAAGCCTTATATGCACAACGGATTATTTCCTGAATTAGCCAATATTGTCATGATGTACAATGCAGGAATGGGTAGAGAAACTCCAAAAGGGGATCAAGTCAATGATCCTAAATTTCCCCACAAATCCGGAATGGTAGAAAAGCTAAACCTGACGGACGACGAAGTTTTTGATATCGTAGCATTTTTAAAAACCCTGAATAGTTACAAATACAAAATGCGTCCACCAGAATTACCAAAATCATAA
- a CDS encoding DUF6850 family outer membrane beta-barrel protein gives MLVLAALGSQFFHAQATQLDSINISSVEKNIRINDPYIAFFQPLDFSRTTFQYSSVKQNFKRVQTAGETGSFSFQSEGVYKLNDKIALSGRLKADKTTEEDVPYILSDERTTNSSFIYNPSYYWVSRSARWQKQTYFINGQLAYNPVKPVILQIGGEGVYAKSYRQNADPRPKIDDYKYKAFAKLGLKWKQHAIFGKLSYVHHYKGNDIMFVNMKGNVPANDSIYIRYNEGYGNQYIGNTQYKTSEYKMGGYIWGGEYAFNSADTHFSAGYDYKNLIERFYRVFEYQDASFNWQKDYTKYSGLKTDLHSFYLNFIGNYNGKKWASMMRYQDQLDTNYNYPLEYTSYRLEQKNLFWQNNVVWFNHKNEAFKVLFDAAYGKNHVKDLSVVMDRKLSFFNYRLGAEKEFALKPSHKLAVGLSQNLYIPLEKEFNYQPYQSTKENIFATKIAQPDFAYDATPKIGLNFNASYIFDQNKIRYELFGSFSQTWLMNSTYKNQVNYNGKANHVALVGLNVYY, from the coding sequence ATGTTAGTATTAGCTGCATTAGGCAGTCAGTTCTTTCATGCACAGGCAACTCAGTTAGACAGTATTAATATAAGTTCTGTAGAAAAGAATATCAGGATTAATGATCCTTATATTGCATTTTTCCAGCCTTTGGACTTTTCACGCACAACTTTTCAGTATTCTTCCGTAAAGCAGAATTTTAAAAGAGTACAGACCGCGGGAGAAACAGGAAGTTTTAGTTTTCAGTCAGAAGGAGTCTATAAACTCAATGATAAAATTGCATTATCAGGAAGGCTTAAAGCAGACAAAACTACCGAAGAGGATGTTCCTTATATTCTAAGTGATGAGAGAACTACCAATTCTTCTTTTATTTATAACCCTTCTTATTACTGGGTTTCCCGCTCGGCAAGATGGCAGAAACAAACCTATTTCATCAATGGGCAGTTGGCCTATAATCCTGTAAAACCAGTTATTCTTCAAATAGGAGGAGAAGGAGTTTATGCTAAATCTTACCGTCAGAATGCAGATCCAAGACCAAAAATAGATGATTACAAATACAAAGCTTTTGCAAAATTAGGGTTAAAATGGAAACAGCATGCCATTTTCGGAAAACTGAGCTATGTACACCATTATAAGGGAAACGATATCATGTTTGTGAATATGAAAGGAAATGTGCCTGCGAATGACAGTATTTATATCCGTTATAATGAAGGTTACGGTAATCAGTATATCGGAAATACCCAGTACAAAACTTCCGAATATAAAATGGGAGGTTATATCTGGGGTGGTGAATATGCATTTAACAGCGCGGATACCCATTTCTCTGCCGGATACGATTATAAAAACCTGATTGAACGTTTCTACAGAGTTTTTGAATATCAGGATGCTAGCTTTAACTGGCAGAAAGACTATACAAAATATTCCGGTCTGAAAACAGATCTGCACAGTTTCTATCTTAATTTTATTGGAAATTATAATGGTAAAAAATGGGCTTCCATGATGAGGTACCAGGATCAACTGGATACCAATTACAACTATCCTTTGGAGTACACATCATACCGTCTGGAGCAGAAAAATCTTTTCTGGCAGAATAATGTAGTTTGGTTTAATCATAAAAATGAAGCATTCAAAGTACTTTTTGACGCAGCATATGGGAAAAACCATGTGAAAGATTTATCAGTAGTAATGGATAGAAAACTTTCCTTTTTCAATTACCGTCTGGGAGCGGAAAAGGAATTTGCTTTAAAACCTTCACATAAATTAGCTGTTGGCCTTTCGCAAAACCTGTATATTCCACTAGAAAAAGAATTCAATTATCAGCCTTATCAAAGCACAAAAGAGAATATCTTTGCAACTAAAATCGCTCAGCCGGACTTTGCTTATGATGCAACGCCTAAAATTGGTCTTAATTTTAACGCAAGTTATATTTTTGATCAGAATAAAATCAGGTATGAGCTGTTTGGAAGTTTTTCACAAACCTGGCTGATGAACAGTACCTATAAAAATCAAGTGAACTACAACGGCAAAGCTAATCATGTTGCCTTAGTAGGATTGAATGTTTATTATTAA
- a CDS encoding DUF4876 domain-containing protein — MKRLILLLMIPVLILVGCNRDDDFGGNNEIKPVPFTVNIKYDASKYPSAADKGVANVTVILKNTVTEDRIIGKTDANGDLILDAVLPGTYSVQAELQLKQHEYEQQIGEETSYEIVHFGGFDEKVVINANTPSKLIRITSGNLGDLVIKQYYYAGSDNKLGANFRDQFIEIHNNSDQTIYADGLYLVFLEGNINSNVTTYTLSNGQYDWSKTAGGGSAANTDYVYSNIFIKIPGSGSQYPILPGKSIVIAQTAINHKMPFDDINGTGVAIQEPDRTVDLSHADFETYMGDYNTSIGKKPFAWDIQNIMVPDMLVSYWSIASNDLILNVNSMLGLGILRATDTEVATWKKVAAPKAPTGTLFLQIPKNYIIDGIDITDKEQKAPKDFPADIDASRTFIVNAVGQAEGTFTGLSVIRKTKEIINGRVVLQDTNNSANDFVTIKANPRGYAQ, encoded by the coding sequence ATGAAACGATTAATACTATTGCTAATGATTCCTGTTCTTATCCTTGTTGGATGCAACAGAGATGATGACTTTGGAGGAAATAACGAGATTAAGCCTGTTCCGTTTACCGTAAATATTAAATATGATGCTTCCAAATATCCTTCCGCTGCAGACAAAGGTGTTGCAAATGTAACCGTTATCCTGAAAAATACAGTAACAGAAGATCGGATTATTGGAAAAACAGATGCAAACGGTGACCTGATATTGGATGCTGTCCTACCGGGAACTTACAGTGTTCAGGCAGAACTGCAGCTAAAGCAACATGAATATGAACAGCAGATTGGAGAAGAAACCAGCTATGAAATTGTACACTTTGGAGGTTTCGATGAAAAAGTGGTCATTAATGCCAATACTCCTTCAAAATTGATCAGAATCACCAGTGGGAACCTTGGAGATCTTGTGATCAAACAATATTATTATGCAGGTTCAGATAACAAATTAGGAGCCAATTTCAGAGATCAGTTTATTGAGATTCACAACAATTCAGATCAGACTATTTATGCTGATGGCTTATACCTGGTATTCCTGGAAGGAAATATAAATAGTAATGTGACCACTTATACCTTATCTAATGGACAGTATGACTGGAGCAAAACTGCCGGTGGTGGTTCTGCTGCAAATACAGACTATGTGTATTCCAATATATTCATTAAAATACCTGGAAGTGGAAGCCAATATCCAATTTTACCGGGAAAAAGCATTGTTATAGCCCAAACAGCCATTAACCATAAAATGCCTTTTGATGATATCAACGGTACTGGAGTCGCCATTCAGGAGCCGGACAGAACGGTAGACTTAAGCCATGCAGACTTTGAAACCTATATGGGAGACTACAATACAAGCATCGGGAAGAAGCCTTTTGCATGGGATATCCAGAATATTATGGTGCCGGATATGCTGGTATCTTACTGGAGTATTGCCTCTAATGACTTAATTCTTAACGTAAATTCTATGCTAGGTTTAGGGATTCTGAGAGCTACTGATACCGAAGTGGCAACATGGAAAAAAGTGGCTGCTCCAAAGGCGCCAACTGGAACGCTGTTCCTGCAAATTCCCAAAAACTATATCATAGACGGAATTGATATTACAGACAAAGAGCAAAAAGCACCTAAAGATTTCCCTGCAGACATAGACGCATCAAGAACTTTTATTGTGAATGCAGTGGGACAGGCTGAAGGTACTTTTACCGGACTTTCAGTAATCCGTAAAACGAAGGAGATTATCAATGGACGCGTGGTATTGCAGGATACGAATAATTCTGCCAATGATTTTGTAACGATTAAAGCAAACCCTCGAGGATATGCACAATAA